Proteins from a single region of Thermococcus alcaliphilus:
- a CDS encoding triphosphoribosyl-dephospho-CoA synthase: protein MDKWRVVKAFTLGSLLEATIPKPGNVNRYRDFEDLTLYHFLFAHTAAMDVLFEAAEKGELIRKGKISPAEAGIGALIRKAIENSKKAQNSNPNFGIVTLEIPFAIALTWAGSIDAEEEAKKLIAFSSPQDSVEFYKAIRIANPKGIKRGVKYDVYDDASFEELLRDEINLKKLAEISSERELIFKEWLTGYRISYSTFYRLKELTSRLSLEEATIKAFLELLSRHIDTLIVRKAGLEEAKLVQKKAKETLSGKLTLEEFDEFLREKKDLRNPGSLADIMAVSLGLLILSGYSLSL from the coding sequence ATGGATAAGTGGAGAGTCGTCAAGGCCTTTACCCTCGGCTCTCTGCTCGAAGCAACAATACCCAAGCCGGGGAACGTAAACAGGTATAGGGACTTTGAAGACCTTACTCTGTACCATTTCCTTTTTGCCCATACAGCTGCCATGGATGTTCTTTTTGAGGCTGCAGAGAAGGGAGAATTAATTAGGAAAGGCAAAATTTCACCAGCAGAGGCTGGGATAGGAGCACTGATAAGAAAAGCCATTGAGAACTCCAAAAAAGCCCAAAACTCAAACCCCAACTTTGGAATAGTCACCCTCGAGATTCCATTTGCAATCGCACTAACTTGGGCAGGGAGCATTGATGCAGAAGAAGAGGCTAAGAAGCTTATTGCATTCTCCTCCCCCCAAGACAGTGTAGAGTTTTACAAAGCCATAAGAATCGCAAACCCAAAGGGAATTAAGAGAGGTGTAAAATATGACGTTTACGACGATGCCTCCTTTGAAGAGCTTCTCAGAGATGAAATAAACCTCAAAAAACTTGCCGAAATTTCAAGCGAGAGGGAATTAATTTTTAAGGAATGGCTCACAGGTTATAGGATTAGCTATTCAACTTTTTACAGGCTTAAAGAGCTAACCTCAAGGCTTTCACTTGAAGAAGCCACTATCAAAGCATTTCTAGAGCTTCTCTCTCGTCATATAGACACTCTAATAGTAAGAAAAGCCGGACTTGAGGAGGCGAAGCTCGTCCAAAAGAAAGCAAAAGAAACCCTTTCCGGAAAGCTCACTCTTGAAGAGTTTGATGAATTCTTAAGGGAAAAGAAAGACCTAAGAAACCCTGGAAGCTTGGCAGACATAATGGCGGTTTCACTTGGCTTGCTAATCTTAAGCGGCTACTCCCTTAGTCTTTGA
- a CDS encoding carbamoyltransferase family protein, which translates to MIVLGVHDGHDAGAVLFKGEEIYAVNEERLNRIKKYRGFPELSIKKVLERGKVHPEEVEVIAVASIFRKQSRLLELERNLKSIFGKDFKKKVLFVEHHLAHASSAYFTSGWREALALSIDAAGDGLSSSIYVARDGEMIRIAQSTYLDSLGDFYASVTELLGFKPMRHEGKVMSLAAYGKPTYDLSHIIELNGLSFENKLKVVGVEATKRLAELFNYPLSKAKEIAQEMKKGKLDGELQKRAIEIAASAQAHLEKIIDELGLKLKSYNLKLAYAGGVAQNVKANAVLRRHFPDLWVFPAMDDSGLAFGAAAFVKAQFERLDRKWKPFKLEHVYLGPSYDESEIEALLRAESLKFDYREDVEGFVAEMLLEGKMVGFFQGRMEYGPRALGNRSILADPRSKYVVKKLNVALNRDVFQPFAPSMLEERIEDYLNEPYPNKFMTMSYKATERMIDEAPAVVHVDKTTRPQTLLKRDNPRYYNIIKHFEAETGVGMVLNTSFNIHGEPIVCSPEDALRTFKKAKLDALVLENFVVYQ; encoded by the coding sequence ATGATTGTGCTTGGAGTGCACGATGGACACGATGCAGGAGCAGTGCTGTTCAAGGGAGAAGAAATCTATGCCGTAAACGAAGAGAGATTAAACCGGATAAAAAAGTACCGTGGATTTCCAGAGCTGAGCATAAAGAAAGTCCTAGAAAGGGGAAAAGTACATCCGGAAGAGGTGGAGGTAATAGCGGTAGCGAGTATTTTCAGAAAGCAATCAAGATTGTTAGAGCTTGAGAGAAATCTCAAATCCATATTTGGTAAAGATTTCAAGAAGAAAGTTCTTTTTGTTGAACATCACCTTGCCCACGCTTCTTCTGCTTATTTCACCTCTGGCTGGAGAGAAGCATTGGCGTTAAGTATAGATGCCGCGGGAGATGGACTAAGCTCTTCCATTTATGTGGCAAGAGATGGTGAGATGATAAGAATAGCCCAGAGCACCTATTTAGACTCTCTCGGAGATTTCTATGCATCGGTTACTGAACTTTTGGGCTTTAAGCCGATGAGACATGAAGGAAAGGTCATGAGCTTGGCAGCTTATGGTAAGCCAACTTACGATCTCTCCCATATAATAGAACTTAACGGGCTGAGCTTTGAGAACAAGCTGAAAGTAGTTGGGGTTGAGGCTACAAAAAGGCTCGCCGAACTTTTCAACTATCCTCTATCTAAGGCTAAAGAAATCGCCCAGGAAATGAAGAAAGGCAAGCTGGATGGAGAACTTCAAAAGAGGGCAATAGAGATAGCCGCCTCTGCTCAAGCGCATCTTGAAAAGATTATCGATGAGCTTGGGTTAAAACTTAAAAGTTACAACTTAAAACTTGCCTACGCTGGGGGAGTTGCACAAAACGTCAAGGCAAATGCCGTTTTGAGGAGGCATTTCCCCGATCTATGGGTATTTCCGGCAATGGATGATTCTGGATTAGCTTTTGGTGCCGCAGCCTTCGTAAAAGCCCAGTTCGAAAGGCTCGATAGAAAATGGAAGCCATTTAAGCTTGAGCATGTTTACTTGGGCCCTTCCTACGATGAGAGCGAAATTGAAGCCCTCTTAAGGGCAGAGAGTCTGAAATTTGACTATCGTGAAGACGTAGAGGGATTTGTTGCAGAAATGCTTCTTGAAGGCAAAATGGTGGGCTTTTTCCAAGGAAGAATGGAATACGGTCCAAGAGCCCTGGGCAACCGCTCCATCCTCGCAGACCCAAGAAGCAAATATGTTGTAAAAAAGCTCAACGTAGCATTAAACAGAGACGTCTTCCAGCCGTTTGCCCCTTCAATGCTGGAGGAGAGAATTGAAGATTACCTCAATGAGCCTTATCCGAACAAGTTCATGACAATGAGCTACAAGGCAACGGAAAGAATGATTGATGAAGCCCCAGCGGTTGTGCACGTTGATAAAACAACAAGACCCCAAACTCTCCTTAAAAGGGATAATCCGCGCTACTACAACATAATAAAACACTTTGAAGCAGAAACGGGCGTTGGCATGGTTCTAAACACGAGCTTTAACATTCATGGGGAGCCGATAGTTTGCTCTCCAGAAGATGCCCTGAGAACTTTCAAAAAAGCCAAGCTCGATGCCCTCGTTTTGGAGAACTTTGTTGTATATCAGTGA
- a CDS encoding DUF257 family protein — protein MKFKNIWEFPKFGETVLLEYPSSTLPYRELVELITWGKENKIPVVVDDVLDTLYVYKTHLELAGIDTKILDEVKVIKTGGRLEVGNVIKRFRVSDIMSLIQEFEANYEALLSEMEHAIVPVLGIERLFLLADSKIEVLALVNMLTRYAGSRRRTAFYFTNVDVLKNSVPYVVPLLEELATTVLQIHKKGEEIIPKVEKSISEEVKV, from the coding sequence TTGAAATTCAAAAACATTTGGGAATTCCCAAAATTTGGAGAAACCGTGCTTTTAGAGTATCCATCTTCGACACTTCCATACAGAGAGCTAGTGGAACTAATAACCTGGGGCAAAGAAAACAAAATCCCGGTTGTGGTGGATGATGTTCTTGATACCCTCTATGTTTACAAAACCCACCTGGAGCTCGCAGGTATTGATACTAAGATTTTAGACGAGGTAAAGGTGATCAAAACTGGAGGCCGATTAGAAGTTGGAAACGTTATAAAAAGGTTCCGCGTCAGCGATATAATGTCCCTAATCCAAGAATTCGAGGCAAATTATGAGGCTCTTCTTTCTGAAATGGAACATGCAATTGTCCCAGTGCTTGGAATTGAGAGACTATTTTTGCTTGCAGACTCAAAAATAGAAGTATTAGCTTTGGTAAACATGCTAACCAGATATGCTGGGAGTAGGAGAAGAACCGCATTCTACTTCACTAACGTTGATGTTTTGAAAAATAGCGTCCCTTACGTTGTTCCACTGCTAGAGGAGCTGGCAACAACCGTCCTGCAGATACATAAAAAAGGCGAAGAAATAATCCCCAAAGTCGAAAAATCCATATCCGAGGAGGTGAAAGTTTAA
- the mobB gene encoding molybdopterin-guanine dinucleotide biosynthesis protein B, with amino-acid sequence MRAVAFVGFKKSGKTTTVERAARELKKRGYKVGIAKSMHTNFDRKDSDTWKLKRVADYVIVRAQDTDALLFEAKDLNALLSAIPEVDFLLLEGFKDAKHLPKVICAKSEEEVKVLNDGLAIAVSGVISSEAKSIEGLEVINPLENPERLADLIEEKAFMLPNINCGLCGLDCYEMAKLIVKSEKSTEDCVVLSSKPKVIVRVDGKELPMKDWVQELVEKTIKGMLSAMKGYKEGKKIEIIIKD; translated from the coding sequence ATGAGGGCAGTTGCGTTTGTAGGATTTAAAAAGAGCGGGAAGACAACCACGGTAGAGAGAGCCGCAAGAGAGCTCAAGAAAAGAGGATACAAAGTGGGAATAGCAAAGAGCATGCACACGAACTTTGATAGAAAGGACAGTGACACTTGGAAATTAAAAAGAGTAGCTGATTATGTAATTGTGAGGGCTCAAGACACAGATGCCCTCCTTTTTGAAGCAAAGGACTTAAATGCCTTATTATCCGCAATACCAGAGGTTGATTTCCTCCTCCTTGAGGGCTTCAAAGATGCCAAGCATTTGCCCAAGGTAATATGTGCCAAAAGTGAAGAGGAAGTGAAAGTATTAAACGATGGGCTTGCGATAGCCGTTAGCGGTGTTATATCAAGCGAAGCCAAAAGCATTGAAGGGCTTGAGGTAATAAACCCTCTTGAAAATCCCGAAAGGCTGGCCGATTTAATAGAGGAAAAAGCGTTTATGCTACCGAATATTAACTGCGGATTGTGTGGGCTTGACTGTTACGAGATGGCAAAGCTCATAGTAAAGAGCGAAAAGAGCACAGAAGACTGCGTTGTCTTAAGTTCAAAACCAAAAGTCATCGTTAGGGTTGATGGGAAGGAGCTTCCAATGAAAGACTGGGTTCAGGAGCTTGTTGAAAAGACCATTAAAGGCATGCTCTCCGCCATGAAAGGATACAAAGAGGGGAAGAAAATAGAGATTATAATCAAAGACTAA
- a CDS encoding OsmC family protein — translation MKGKVRWIGDSKFEALTEEGGKILFGEKGISPMKTLLLSVAGCTAIDVVMILQKMREPLEDLEVEISGERREEHPKIYTKVHIHYKIYGNVNEEKARRAIELSQEKYCSASAHLKLSGTEVTYSYEIIREKV, via the coding sequence ATGAAAGGAAAGGTTAGGTGGATAGGGGATTCCAAATTTGAAGCGCTTACAGAAGAAGGTGGAAAGATACTGTTCGGGGAGAAAGGCATATCGCCGATGAAAACACTTCTTCTCAGCGTGGCTGGATGTACGGCCATAGATGTAGTGATGATACTCCAAAAGATGCGCGAGCCTCTTGAGGATCTTGAGGTTGAAATAAGCGGGGAACGGAGAGAAGAACATCCAAAAATTTACACTAAAGTTCACATCCACTATAAAATCTATGGGAATGTAAATGAGGAAAAAGCGAGAAGGGCTATAGAGCTTAGCCAAGAAAAGTACTGCTCCGCCTCAGCCCATCTCAAGCTCAGCGGGACGGAAGTTACTTACTCCTATGAGATTATTAGGGAAAAAGTTTAA
- a CDS encoding pyridoxal phosphate-dependent aminotransferase → MALSDRLEMVNPSEIRKLFDLAQGIEGIISLGIGEPDFDTPEHIKEYAKEALDKGLTHYSPNIGILELREAVAEKFKKHNGIDADPKTQIMITVGTNQQILMGLATFLKDNEEVLIPSPMFVSYAPAVILAGGKPVEVPTYEENEFRLSVDELEKYVTPKTRALIINTPNNPTGAVLTKKDLEEIADFAVEHDLMILSDEVYEYFVYDGVKNYSIASLDGMFERTITMNGFSKTFAMTGWRLGFLAAPEWVVEKMVRFQMYNATCPVTFIQYAAAKALRDERSWQAVEEMRREYERRRNLVWKRLNEMGLPTVKPKGAFYIFPRIKDTGLSSKEFSELMIKEAKVVVVPGSAFGQAGEGYVRISYATAYEKLEEAMDRMEKVLKEKKLV, encoded by the coding sequence ATGGCGCTGAGCGATAGGCTTGAGATGGTGAACCCTTCTGAAATAAGAAAGCTTTTTGATCTTGCCCAAGGCATTGAGGGAATAATCTCACTTGGAATTGGAGAGCCAGACTTTGACACGCCAGAACACATAAAGGAATACGCAAAGGAAGCCCTTGATAAGGGACTAACGCACTATAGCCCAAATATAGGAATTTTGGAGCTTAGAGAGGCAGTTGCAGAGAAGTTCAAAAAGCATAATGGAATTGACGCAGATCCAAAAACCCAAATAATGATAACCGTCGGCACTAACCAGCAGATTCTAATGGGACTTGCAACCTTCTTGAAAGACAACGAGGAAGTTCTCATTCCCTCCCCAATGTTCGTTAGCTACGCCCCTGCAGTTATTCTAGCGGGAGGAAAGCCCGTTGAGGTTCCCACTTATGAGGAAAACGAGTTCCGCCTAAGTGTCGATGAGCTCGAAAAATACGTGACCCCAAAAACAAGGGCTTTGATAATAAACACTCCAAACAATCCCACGGGAGCAGTATTAACGAAGAAAGACCTCGAAGAGATAGCGGACTTTGCAGTTGAGCACGATCTAATGATCTTAAGCGATGAAGTTTATGAGTACTTCGTTTACGATGGGGTCAAAAACTACAGCATTGCTTCTCTGGACGGCATGTTTGAGAGGACAATAACCATGAACGGATTCTCAAAGACCTTCGCAATGACCGGATGGCGCTTGGGCTTTTTAGCCGCCCCAGAATGGGTTGTGGAAAAAATGGTTCGCTTCCAAATGTACAATGCAACATGTCCCGTGACATTCATTCAATACGCAGCTGCAAAAGCCCTAAGGGACGAGAGGAGCTGGCAAGCGGTAGAGGAGATGCGCAGGGAATATGAGAGGAGAAGAAACCTCGTCTGGAAGAGGCTAAATGAAATGGGTCTCCCAACGGTTAAGCCAAAGGGGGCTTTTTACATCTTCCCAAGGATTAAAGATACTGGTTTGAGCAGCAAAGAGTTCAGTGAACTGATGATAAAAGAAGCAAAAGTGGTTGTAGTTCCTGGAAGCGCATTTGGACAGGCCGGAGAAGGGTATGTGAGGATAAGCTACGCCACAGCGTACGAAAAGCTTGAGGAAGCAATGGACAGAATGGAGAAAGTGCTGAAGGAAAAGAAGCTTGTTTAA
- a CDS encoding PspC domain-containing protein, translating into MEKRLKRSKRNKIFLGVLGGIAEYIDVDPTIVRIIFILLCLVEPVFILAYFLMAIIMPEEEEETVTAEKIPEKIEKLAEEAGEKVEELAKKAPKVEKKDDTKLFGIALVLLGAVLLLKVFIPFPIFGLREIVALLILLLGLYLIARG; encoded by the coding sequence GTGGAAAAGAGGCTCAAGAGGAGTAAAAGGAATAAAATATTTTTGGGAGTTCTTGGAGGAATAGCCGAATATATCGACGTTGATCCAACTATAGTGAGGATAATTTTTATCCTTCTCTGCCTCGTTGAGCCAGTTTTCATCCTGGCGTATTTCCTAATGGCTATAATTATGCCCGAAGAAGAGGAAGAAACAGTAACTGCAGAGAAAATTCCAGAAAAGATCGAAAAGCTAGCTGAAGAGGCTGGAGAAAAAGTTGAAGAACTGGCCAAAAAAGCTCCAAAAGTAGAGAAAAAAGACGACACAAAGCTTTTTGGAATAGCTCTTGTCCTTTTAGGGGCAGTGCTCCTCTTAAAGGTTTTCATACCGTTTCCAATCTTCGGACTGAGGGAGATAGTTGCATTGCTTATCCTCTTACTCGGTCTATACCTGATAGCGAGGGGATGA
- a CDS encoding AEC family transporter, with protein MNIYEMLALIGTGLVLRRIIKSEKPFVYLNKFASQVLLTFYVFSNVASKDIAYLVEIKIVFLYVFLVIALSLGASFLYARFFVEDKKWQGALMILSTYPNTVAMGFPIASLFLDDLTPAIIYASTNTLIVLPIATFVAAHYSSGKASLRESIIRALRFPPTSANILALTLVLLRIRLPSQLLSGMNKLGWWSIPLILIYLGSRINLQKFEWRKLLEVGTFRIAMPFVFAVLTLKTSPKIFYAVLVEASMPPAIMANAILAHYRLREEEGIGVTIVLTIIVLILFLVLRAFV; from the coding sequence ATGAACATTTACGAAATGCTTGCTTTAATAGGTACTGGGCTAGTCCTTCGGAGAATAATAAAATCTGAGAAGCCTTTTGTCTATTTAAACAAGTTTGCATCCCAGGTGCTTTTAACATTCTATGTCTTTTCAAACGTTGCCTCGAAAGATATCGCTTATCTGGTGGAAATCAAGATTGTGTTCTTGTATGTCTTCTTAGTCATTGCCCTCAGTCTTGGGGCATCTTTCCTCTATGCGAGGTTTTTTGTAGAGGATAAGAAGTGGCAAGGAGCTTTGATGATACTCTCAACGTATCCAAATACAGTCGCAATGGGATTCCCGATAGCGAGCCTGTTTTTAGATGATTTAACTCCTGCGATTATCTATGCAAGTACGAATACTTTAATAGTCCTTCCAATAGCGACGTTCGTTGCTGCACATTATTCGAGTGGAAAAGCCTCGCTTAGAGAAAGCATCATAAGAGCGCTTAGATTTCCACCCACCAGTGCCAATATACTTGCCCTCACTCTTGTACTGCTTAGGATTAGGCTTCCCTCTCAACTGCTGAGCGGAATGAACAAACTCGGTTGGTGGAGCATTCCCCTAATCCTGATCTATTTAGGCTCTCGCATAAACCTCCAGAAGTTTGAATGGAGAAAGCTTCTTGAAGTAGGGACGTTTAGAATAGCTATGCCGTTTGTTTTTGCAGTTTTAACCCTAAAAACAAGCCCTAAAATATTTTATGCGGTGCTGGTTGAGGCATCGATGCCCCCCGCAATAATGGCAAATGCCATTTTAGCCCACTACAGACTCAGAGAGGAAGAGGGAATAGGGGTTACGATCGTGTTAACGATAATAGTTTTGATCTTGTTTTTGGTGCTTAGAGCTTTTGTTTAA
- a CDS encoding PspC domain-containing protein: MERRLYRSRKNRMLFGVCGGLGEYFNVDPTLVRILFIILLLGSVGTAILLYLLLAIVIPEEPENGGELSGKEAQEE, encoded by the coding sequence ATGGAAAGGAGGCTCTACAGAAGTAGGAAGAACAGAATGCTCTTCGGGGTTTGTGGGGGATTGGGAGAATACTTTAACGTAGACCCTACCCTTGTCAGGATACTCTTTATAATCCTGCTCCTGGGAAGTGTGGGAACTGCAATATTGCTATACCTTCTTTTAGCTATTGTAATACCGGAGGAACCTGAAAATGGAGGTGAGTTAAGTGGAAAAGAGGCTCAAGAGGAGTAA
- a CDS encoding M67 family metallopeptidase produces MRSLFIKRAHLKEILTNARESKVEICGFLIGRMKGEDAFVDYVVFAENRLNSPVGFEIDPLETLKVLEKAEEEEKEVIGIFHSHLNCPPYPSPRDLKGMDLWRNIWLIVNNTGEYRAFVLENGQIKEINVEVI; encoded by the coding sequence ATGAGGAGTCTTTTTATAAAACGTGCACATTTGAAGGAAATTCTAACCAATGCCAGAGAGAGCAAAGTTGAAATATGCGGATTTTTGATAGGGAGGATGAAAGGGGAAGATGCCTTTGTGGACTATGTGGTCTTTGCAGAGAATCGGTTAAATTCTCCAGTAGGCTTTGAAATAGACCCTTTGGAAACGCTCAAAGTTCTTGAAAAAGCTGAAGAGGAGGAAAAGGAAGTCATCGGGATATTTCACTCCCACCTTAACTGTCCCCCATATCCCTCTCCTAGGGATTTGAAAGGCATGGACTTGTGGAGAAACATATGGTTGATAGTAAATAACACTGGAGAATATAGGGCATTTGTTCTCGAAAACGGCCAGATAAAAGAAATTAATGTTGAAGTAATTTAG
- a CDS encoding 2,3-bisphosphoglycerate-dependent phosphoglycerate mutase, producing MSKLILIRHGESLWNKLNLFTGWVDVPLSERGIEEALKAGELLKEWKIDVVFTSELVRAIQTAMLVMSKNTSGVPKIEHENGKMKDWGIVYGEHGKNYVPVYKSWHLNERYYGKLQGFNKDEAKKIYGEEQVLLWRRSYDIAPPGGESLKDTAERTIPYFKEKIIPELEKGKNVLVSAHGNSLRSIVMHIEELTKEQVLRLNIPTGVPLIYEYSKGKLERIGYLYEWGYDKSLHIE from the coding sequence ATGAGCAAACTTATACTAATAAGACATGGTGAAAGTCTGTGGAATAAGCTAAACCTTTTTACAGGCTGGGTTGATGTGCCTTTGAGCGAAAGGGGAATTGAGGAAGCTTTAAAGGCTGGGGAACTTCTAAAAGAGTGGAAGATAGATGTGGTATTTACCTCAGAACTTGTCAGAGCAATCCAGACTGCAATGCTCGTTATGAGCAAAAACACCTCCGGCGTTCCGAAGATAGAGCATGAAAACGGAAAAATGAAAGACTGGGGAATAGTATATGGAGAACACGGGAAAAATTACGTCCCCGTTTATAAGTCGTGGCATCTCAACGAGCGCTATTACGGTAAACTGCAGGGTTTTAATAAGGATGAGGCAAAGAAAATCTACGGAGAAGAGCAGGTTTTGTTGTGGAGGAGAAGCTACGACATAGCCCCACCTGGAGGGGAGAGTCTTAAGGACACTGCCGAGAGGACAATTCCTTATTTTAAAGAAAAGATAATCCCGGAGCTTGAAAAGGGGAAAAACGTACTTGTCTCTGCACATGGAAATAGCCTACGCTCAATAGTCATGCACATAGAAGAGCTAACTAAAGAGCAGGTTTTGAGGCTTAACATTCCTACCGGAGTGCCGCTTATTTATGAGTACTCTAAAGGAAAACTTGAAAGGATAGGTTATCTCTATGAGTGGGGCTATGATAAGAGCCTTCACATAGAATAA
- a CDS encoding family 4A encapsulin nanocompartment shell protein, whose product MRGELIRVLSAVEEKANELKMDGFEPDLVLFGKEAYEFLKAQVNEEFGGEDAVSEISGLKVKVVEEFGEDAVVIDSKVLGLGLGGAKRVKIIKD is encoded by the coding sequence ATGAGAGGAGAACTTATTAGGGTTTTAAGTGCTGTCGAAGAGAAGGCTAACGAGCTTAAGATGGATGGATTTGAGCCGGATTTGGTGCTCTTTGGAAAGGAAGCTTACGAGTTTTTAAAAGCACAGGTCAACGAGGAGTTTGGGGGAGAAGATGCAGTTTCTGAAATTTCCGGACTCAAAGTTAAGGTTGTCGAGGAATTTGGAGAAGATGCCGTTGTAATTGACTCAAAAGTCCTTGGTTTGGGTCTTGGAGGGGCAAAAAGAGTTAAGATTATCAAAGACTAA
- a CDS encoding cupin domain-containing protein, with the protein MRAEIREFIDRGTYRKAPLFEGELPKGSYAQIVEIKPKQTVPKHYHEKQYELFYIISGEAKLGIGEKEYEAKPGDIYLVKPKTVHWVVNEREEPFRLFVVKLNYFGEDSVWLSD; encoded by the coding sequence ATGAGGGCAGAGATCAGGGAGTTTATTGATAGGGGCACGTATAGGAAGGCACCGCTGTTTGAGGGTGAACTCCCGAAAGGCAGCTACGCCCAGATAGTTGAGATAAAGCCAAAGCAAACCGTTCCAAAGCATTATCATGAGAAGCAGTACGAGCTCTTTTACATAATCAGCGGTGAGGCAAAGCTGGGTATTGGGGAAAAGGAATACGAAGCCAAACCAGGGGATATCTACCTTGTAAAACCAAAGACAGTCCACTGGGTCGTAAACGAAAGGGAGGAACCATTTAGGCTCTTCGTTGTTAAGCTGAACTACTTTGGAGAAGACAGTGTCTGGCTGAGTGATTAA
- a CDS encoding AIR synthase family protein, with the protein MLPGKVPPEVLEKIVFNLLGVEDERVIIKSGVGIDAAAIDFGENVLVASSDPITGAEKHIGFYAINVNANDVATFGAKPRWFLATILLPENADENLLKEIMENMHRSAEKLGISIVGGHTEVTIGLNRPIVIGTMLGEVKREKLVRSNGAKAGDAIILTKGAGIEGTSIIASEREEELRKVFGDELVERAKRFLEKISVVKEALIAAEIGVHAMHDPTEGGIANGFHEMADAAGLGFRVYHDRIPIAEETKKLCEYFNLDPLALISSGSLLIAAPKEKAEKIVNAIQKEGIEAAIVGEFLEDKNTKVLVKDGKETPLKRPETDEIWKIF; encoded by the coding sequence ATGCTCCCAGGAAAAGTTCCTCCAGAAGTGCTTGAAAAAATTGTCTTCAATCTTCTAGGGGTTGAGGATGAGAGAGTTATAATAAAATCTGGTGTGGGCATTGATGCGGCTGCAATCGACTTTGGGGAGAATGTTCTCGTTGCATCAAGCGATCCCATAACGGGGGCGGAGAAGCATATAGGCTTTTACGCAATAAACGTGAACGCAAACGACGTTGCAACGTTTGGAGCTAAGCCAAGATGGTTCTTAGCAACAATCCTGTTGCCGGAAAATGCCGATGAGAACCTCCTCAAGGAAATAATGGAAAATATGCATAGGAGTGCTGAAAAGCTTGGCATTTCAATAGTCGGAGGTCACACCGAAGTGACGATTGGACTAAACAGGCCTATAGTCATTGGAACAATGCTTGGCGAAGTCAAAAGGGAGAAACTTGTGAGATCAAACGGTGCAAAGGCTGGAGATGCCATAATCTTGACCAAAGGTGCTGGAATTGAGGGGACCTCAATCATAGCGAGCGAAAGGGAGGAAGAGCTGAGAAAGGTATTCGGAGATGAGCTAGTAGAGAGGGCAAAGAGATTCCTTGAGAAAATCAGTGTGGTAAAAGAGGCATTAATCGCTGCAGAAATTGGGGTCCATGCTATGCATGATCCCACAGAGGGAGGAATAGCAAATGGCTTCCACGAGATGGCAGACGCCGCTGGATTGGGATTTAGGGTTTACCACGATAGGATTCCCATAGCAGAAGAAACCAAAAAGCTGTGCGAATACTTCAACTTAGACCCCCTTGCTCTGATAAGCTCAGGCTCTCTTTTAATCGCGGCACCAAAGGAGAAAGCCGAAAAAATCGTGAATGCAATACAAAAAGAGGGCATTGAGGCGGCAATAGTTGGAGAGTTCTTAGAAGACAAGAATACAAAGGTTCTTGTGAAAGATGGAAAGGAAACCCCACTAAAAAGACCAGAAACAGACGAAATCTGGAAAATCTTTTAA
- a CDS encoding LSm family protein, which produces MSEEKPLLLDKTLETWKGKRVALAVSGDHSFTGVLKDFDEEVIVLENVADVVGNRGKALVVKIDDINWIMLLE; this is translated from the coding sequence ATGAGCGAAGAAAAACCACTTTTGCTGGACAAAACCCTCGAAACGTGGAAAGGTAAACGTGTAGCCTTAGCGGTCAGCGGAGATCATTCTTTTACTGGAGTGCTAAAAGATTTTGACGAGGAAGTAATAGTCTTAGAGAACGTTGCCGATGTTGTGGGGAACCGGGGAAAAGCCTTGGTGGTAAAGATAGATGACATTAACTGGATAATGCTCTTAGAGTGA